TTTGCCAGTGCCCGGCAGAAGGCCACGCGCTGTTGTTCTCCGCCCGACAAGGCTGCTGGCCGGTGATCTGCGCGCGGAGCGACGCCAACGCGATCAAGTAACTGCATCGCACGGGCTTGCGCTGCTTTCTCGGAAGCACCGTTTGCCAGTTGCGGCAACACGATGTTCTCCAGCGCCGTAAACTCAGGCAACAGATGGTGGAACTGATAGACGAAGCCAACATCGCGCCGACGGATCGCTGTGCGCGTGCGATCCCCTTTGCCCGTCGCGCCCTGCCCTGCGACTTCGACTTCGCCGGTATCCGGGATATCCAGCAGGCCCGCGATATGCAGTAGGGTCGACTTGCCCGCCCCGGATGGCGCAACCAGTGCCACAGCCTCACCCGCGCGCAGCTCCAGATCGGCACCGCGCAGAACCTGCACCTCTCCTGGGGTGCCTTGCAGATAGGTCTTGGTCAGACCGCTGAGCCTCAAAGTCACATCACTCATAGCGCAGCGCCTCAACCGGGTTCAGCCGCGCTGCGCGACGAGCCGGGAAATAAGTGACAAGGAAAGACAGGCCAAGTGACAGCCCTATCGCTTTCATGACGTCAGACAGGTGCAATTCGGCGGGCAATGCGTAGATGCCGCGAATGGACGGGTCCCAGACGCCGCCACCCATGACGTAGTTCACGAAGGAAAAAATCGGATCGATATAGATAGCGAAGAGGCAGCCCAGTACGACGCCCATCGCTGTTCCGATGATTCCCGTAAAGGCCCCGCAAATGAAGAACACCCGCAGCACTGATCCTTCGCTGAGCCCGATGGTGCGTAAGATACCGATGTCGCGCCCTTTGTTCTTCACCAGCATGATCAACCCCGAGACGATGTTCATTGCTGCAATCAGCACGAGGATCGACAGGATGATGAACATCACATTGTCTTCGACCTCCAGCGCTCGCAGGAATCCTCCTGAGGCATCCTGCCAAGTCCATATCTGGCTGCGCTCACCTGCGGCCTCAAGGATCGGAATCAGGATCGGGGTCAGCTCTTCGGGGCGCTCGACCATCACTTCGATCTCGTCCGCCACGCCTTCACGGTTGAAAAAGCTTTGCGCCTCGGCAAACGGCATGTAGACGCGCGTGCGGTCGATGTCATAGCGCCCGGCAGAAAAGACA
The Ruegeria sp. SCSIO 43209 genome window above contains:
- a CDS encoding lipoprotein-releasing ABC transporter permease subunit, giving the protein MAKSPPPFAPFEWKIAWRYLRARRAEGGVSVMTWISLIGITLAVFALIATLAVRSGFRSEFVGTILGANAHVTVYSAGEIDAQGRLDRTITDFDGMAERIAQVPGAERAAPLVKGQVLITNADRSSGVQVFGIRPDDLAGLPGIAESEEAYGDLSRFPDGIAIGSGVARAIGATVGDRVKLTSPNGVKTAFGTSPRVNAYEVVYVFSAGRYDIDRTRVYMPFAEAQSFFNREGVADEIEVMVERPEELTPILIPILEAAGERSQIWTWQDASGGFLRALEVEDNVMFIILSILVLIAAMNIVSGLIMLVKNKGRDIGILRTIGLSEGSVLRVFFICGAFTGIIGTAMGVVLGCLFAIYIDPIFSFVNYVMGGGVWDPSIRGIYALPAELHLSDVMKAIGLSLGLSFLVTYFPARRAARLNPVEALRYE
- a CDS encoding ABC transporter ATP-binding protein; the protein is MSDVTLRLSGLTKTYLQGTPGEVQVLRGADLELRAGEAVALVAPSGAGKSTLLHIAGLLDIPDTGEVEVAGQGATGKGDRTRTAIRRRDVGFVYQFHHLLPEFTALENIVLPQLANGASEKAAQARAMQLLDRVGVAPRADHRPAALSGGEQQRVAFCRALANQPRVLLADEPTGNLDPDTSDQVFAALMALVRDEGLSALIATHNLDLAARMDRMLRLEGGVLRPAE